A stretch of the Bacillus anthracis str. Vollum genome encodes the following:
- the nuoK gene encoding NADH-quinone oxidoreductase subunit NuoK, whose amino-acid sequence MSSVPASAYLTLAIILFCIGLFGALTKRNTVIVLVCIELMLNAANLNFVAFSKLGLFPNLTGQIFSLFTMAVAAAEAAVGLAILIALYRNRTTVHVDEMDTLKG is encoded by the coding sequence ATGAGTAGCGTACCTGCTTCTGCATATTTAACGCTTGCGATTATTTTGTTTTGCATCGGTTTGTTTGGAGCTTTAACGAAGCGAAATACAGTGATTGTATTAGTTTGTATTGAATTAATGCTTAACGCAGCCAATTTAAACTTTGTAGCGTTTAGTAAATTAGGTTTGTTTCCAAATTTAACAGGGCAAATTTTCTCTCTGTTTACGATGGCTGTAGCAGCAGCGGAAGCCGCGGTAGGACTCGCCATTTTAATTGCTTTATATCGTAACCGTACGACAGTTCATGTAGATGAAATGGATACGCTCAAAGGATAG
- the nuoA gene encoding NADH-quinone oxidoreductase subunit NuoA: MASVYENSYMIVLIFLLLGILLPVVALTLGRMLRPNKPSAAKATTYESGIEPFHDANIRFHARYYIFALLFVIFDVETLFLYPWAVAYDNLGLFALIEMLIFVVMLLVGLAYAWKKKVLQWL, encoded by the coding sequence ATGGCAAGTGTATATGAAAATAGTTATATGATCGTTTTGATTTTCTTGCTATTAGGTATATTGCTGCCGGTAGTGGCTCTTACATTAGGAAGGATGCTGCGCCCAAATAAACCAAGTGCAGCGAAAGCGACGACGTATGAGAGCGGGATTGAGCCTTTTCATGATGCGAATATTCGGTTTCATGCTCGTTATTATATTTTTGCTTTATTGTTTGTCATCTTTGATGTAGAAACTTTATTTTTATATCCATGGGCTGTTGCATATGACAACCTCGGTTTATTTGCACTGATTGAAATGCTCATCTTTGTTGTAATGTTGCTAGTTGGATTAGCGTATGCTTGGAAAAAGAAGGTGTTACAATGGTTATAA
- a CDS encoding putative bifunctional diguanylate cyclase/phosphodiesterase — protein MKKQAHVSILISITLLSIVIHYVAMPFLYEYSFPFQILIGMSTLFIDIIACSYILYFSNMKEGLPRLFWTILCVGTLSYFIGDIVVAYQRLILKDYYTFVDPSDFFYLLFLISFAFAFLYEIIYNRDLLEKLFMICDICIIVTAQFTLSYYLLIERTIHVFTTSYIDIFVQLTYPMADLLFLLIGINLLFRPLSLLPKKVGALLGSALLLYATTDAIYAFIKYFTPEYSMFTVTPLYQVTLVLVAIACIIHTKEPEKQEQILLTPKLGESIRLSLPYISVVMLIVFILVEYVFAPIVVIGLIITFSFVLIRHSLVRKQNKLLLLAQMQFNSELEKQIELRTEDLVEQKNELYHNQQMFKSLYEHHPDPIFTLDLYGNFLKVNNAGTTLLGYQTNELLNQPYYSLIYEEDLEEIINTFHRVKKGHSISLEIRAYHKNRDIYYLHVTAVPIFLKDHISGVYLMIKDITESKQQQEQINFLAYRDTLTELANRRAFHQYVEQAIARSKISKRPFAVMFLDLDRFKIINDTLGHRVGDLLLIAVAKRLERMATPNMKLARLAGDEFTILIENYNKRPDVKRMADTIVEAMNEPFEIENQHLQISPSIGIAIYPEAGEDPLSILQHADMAMYEAKNRGKNGSSLYTKELYKKMERKARIEKDLPLALVNKEFYLVYQPQIDITTKKIIGAEALLRWKHPLLGDIPPCEFIPIVEETPQVIPLGHWVLQESCRQLTIWHSFGYKDLNISVNLSAKEFQQDHLIENISQILTDVKVDPKYVTLELTERIAMIDEKETLSRLKQLKEYGIQTSIDDFGTGYSSLAYLSIFPIDTLKVPREFTQLADHRPEERAIVSTILSLANTLNLSVVAEGIETEKQLKFLQRNNCKYMQGYYFSKPLTSQQFIKFLQKTPSMNQ, from the coding sequence ATGAAAAAACAAGCACATGTAAGTATTCTTATAAGCATTACATTGCTATCTATAGTGATTCATTATGTGGCAATGCCTTTTCTATATGAATACTCATTTCCCTTTCAAATATTAATTGGAATGAGTACTTTATTCATTGATATTATCGCTTGTAGTTATATACTTTATTTTTCAAACATGAAAGAAGGGTTACCTCGTTTATTTTGGACGATATTATGCGTTGGAACTCTCTCTTATTTCATTGGAGATATCGTCGTTGCCTATCAACGTTTAATTTTAAAGGACTACTATACATTCGTTGATCCGTCCGACTTTTTTTATTTACTTTTTTTAATTAGCTTTGCATTCGCCTTTCTATATGAAATCATTTATAACCGAGATTTATTAGAAAAGCTTTTTATGATATGTGATATTTGCATTATTGTTACAGCACAATTCACTTTAAGTTACTATTTACTTATTGAACGAACCATTCACGTTTTTACAACATCCTATATCGACATATTTGTTCAACTTACCTATCCAATGGCAGACTTACTCTTCCTTCTCATAGGAATCAATCTTTTATTCAGACCATTATCCTTATTACCGAAAAAAGTTGGAGCGCTTCTCGGCAGTGCTTTACTTTTATATGCGACTACAGATGCAATTTATGCTTTTATCAAATACTTTACACCAGAGTATTCTATGTTTACAGTTACTCCTCTTTATCAAGTAACTTTAGTACTAGTAGCAATCGCCTGTATTATCCATACAAAAGAACCTGAAAAACAAGAACAAATACTATTAACACCTAAACTTGGTGAGTCAATCAGATTGTCATTACCTTATATTTCTGTCGTAATGCTGATTGTTTTTATATTAGTTGAATACGTTTTTGCACCTATTGTAGTAATCGGGCTTATCATAACCTTCTCCTTCGTCCTTATACGCCATAGTTTAGTTCGTAAACAAAATAAATTATTATTACTAGCCCAAATGCAATTCAACTCAGAACTCGAAAAACAAATTGAACTGCGTACAGAAGATTTAGTAGAACAAAAAAATGAGCTCTATCATAACCAACAAATGTTTAAGTCTTTATACGAGCATCATCCAGATCCAATCTTCACATTAGATTTGTATGGTAATTTTCTCAAAGTGAATAATGCCGGTACGACTTTACTCGGCTATCAAACAAACGAATTATTAAATCAACCTTACTACTCACTCATATACGAAGAAGATTTAGAAGAAATTATTAACACCTTTCATCGCGTAAAAAAAGGGCATTCTATTTCTTTAGAAATACGGGCTTATCATAAAAATAGAGATATTTACTACTTGCATGTTACGGCTGTTCCTATCTTTTTAAAAGATCATATTTCGGGAGTTTATTTAATGATTAAAGATATTACGGAAAGCAAGCAACAACAAGAGCAAATTAATTTTCTAGCATATCGTGATACCTTAACAGAGCTTGCAAACCGACGTGCATTTCACCAATATGTAGAACAAGCAATTGCTCGATCCAAAATATCAAAAAGACCTTTTGCTGTTATGTTTCTAGATTTAGACCGTTTTAAAATTATTAATGATACCCTCGGTCATAGGGTAGGAGACCTCCTATTAATCGCAGTAGCGAAAAGACTCGAAAGAATGGCCACACCAAATATGAAGCTCGCCCGTCTAGCTGGGGATGAGTTCACAATCCTTATTGAGAACTATAATAAAAGACCAGATGTAAAAAGAATGGCTGATACGATTGTAGAAGCTATGAATGAACCATTTGAAATTGAAAATCAACATTTACAAATCTCACCGAGCATCGGGATTGCCATATATCCTGAAGCAGGTGAAGACCCATTGTCGATTCTACAACATGCTGATATGGCCATGTATGAAGCAAAAAATAGGGGCAAAAACGGTAGCTCTCTATACACGAAAGAACTGTACAAAAAAATGGAACGAAAAGCTCGAATTGAAAAAGATTTGCCACTTGCTTTAGTGAATAAAGAATTCTATCTCGTATATCAACCACAAATTGATATTACAACGAAAAAGATCATTGGTGCTGAAGCATTACTACGTTGGAAGCATCCACTATTAGGCGATATTCCACCGTGTGAGTTTATTCCAATTGTAGAAGAAACTCCACAGGTCATTCCACTTGGACATTGGGTATTACAGGAATCTTGTCGGCAGTTAACAATTTGGCATTCCTTCGGTTACAAAGATTTAAACATAAGTGTTAACTTATCAGCAAAAGAATTCCAGCAAGATCATTTAATCGAGAACATTTCACAAATACTAACAGATGTTAAAGTCGATCCAAAGTATGTAACACTTGAATTAACAGAACGAATTGCGATGATCGATGAAAAAGAAACATTATCAAGACTAAAACAATTAAAGGAATATGGTATTCAAACGTCCATTGATGACTTCGGCACCGGCTATTCTTCTCTCGCTTATTTATCTATTTTCCCTATCGATACATTAAAAGTACCGAGAGAATTTACACAACTAGCTGATCATCGACCAGAAGAGAGAGCCATCGTTTCCACTATCCTTTCCCTTGCAAATACTTTAAACCTTTCTGTCGTTGCTGAAGGAATTGAAACAGAAAAACAACTTAAGTTTCTACAAAGGAACAACTGTAAATATATGCAAGGTTACTATTTCAGTAAACCACTTACTAGCCAGCAATTTATAAAATTTCTACAAAAAACACCCAGTATGAACCAATAG
- the atpC gene encoding F0F1 ATP synthase subunit epsilon, translating into MKTFPVSIVTPDGPVYEKEVEMVSVKAESGEMGILPGHIPTVAPLKISAVRLKNGGHTDYVAVSGGFIEVRPDKVTVLSSSAEEANHIDIHRANEAKRRAEQRMQDKQAHVDFKRAEMALQRAVNRLNVSDMK; encoded by the coding sequence ATGAAGACATTTCCAGTCAGTATTGTAACTCCTGATGGACCGGTTTACGAAAAAGAAGTAGAAATGGTAAGTGTAAAAGCAGAGAGTGGGGAAATGGGGATTTTACCAGGTCACATTCCAACTGTTGCACCATTAAAAATTAGTGCAGTTCGTCTGAAAAATGGTGGACATACTGATTATGTAGCAGTAAGTGGTGGCTTTATCGAAGTTCGTCCAGATAAAGTAACTGTATTATCATCATCTGCTGAAGAAGCAAACCATATCGATATCCATCGTGCAAATGAAGCGAAGCGTCGTGCTGAGCAACGTATGCAAGATAAGCAAGCACATGTTGACTTTAAACGTGCAGAAATGGCATTACAACGTGCTGTGAACCGTTTAAACGTTTCCGATATGAAATAA
- the nuoD gene encoding NADH-quinone oxidoreductase subunit NuoD, producing MIRTEEMLLNVGPQHPSTHGVFRLVIKIDGEIIKEATPVIGYLHRGTEKIAESLQYTQIIPYTDRMDYLSAMTNNYVICHAVETMMGLEIPERAEYLRVLAMELGRIASHLVWWGTNLLDIGAVSPFLYAFREREMIINLLNELCGARLTFNYMRVGGVKWDAPDGWIEKVKEFVPYMREQLAGYHDLVSGNEIFLNRVKGVGIYSAEEAISYSLSGANLRCTGVNWDLRKDEPYSIYDRFDFDIPVGSVGDAWDRYVCRMQEIEESLKIVEQAVQQFPKEGAVLAKVPKIIKAPKGEAFVRIESPRGEIGCYIASDGKKEPYRLKFRRPSFYNLQILPKLLKGENIANLITILGGVDIVLGEVDG from the coding sequence ATGATCCGTACGGAAGAAATGCTTTTGAATGTAGGTCCTCAGCATCCGAGTACCCACGGTGTGTTCAGGCTTGTTATTAAGATTGACGGGGAAATTATTAAAGAAGCTACACCAGTTATTGGATATTTGCATCGCGGAACCGAAAAGATTGCAGAGAGCTTACAGTATACGCAAATTATCCCTTATACAGATCGGATGGACTATTTATCGGCTATGACGAATAATTACGTCATTTGCCATGCTGTAGAGACGATGATGGGGCTTGAAATCCCGGAGCGGGCCGAATACTTGCGAGTACTTGCAATGGAGCTTGGAAGGATTGCGAGCCACCTCGTTTGGTGGGGGACAAATCTTCTTGATATAGGAGCAGTTAGCCCGTTTTTGTACGCGTTCCGTGAGCGAGAAATGATTATTAATTTATTAAACGAATTATGCGGTGCACGGCTTACTTTTAATTATATGAGAGTCGGCGGTGTGAAATGGGATGCACCGGATGGTTGGATTGAAAAAGTGAAAGAATTTGTTCCGTATATGAGAGAACAATTGGCAGGGTATCATGATCTTGTTAGCGGCAATGAGATTTTCTTAAATCGTGTAAAAGGCGTTGGTATATATAGCGCGGAGGAAGCGATTTCGTATTCTTTAAGCGGAGCGAATTTGCGGTGTACCGGAGTAAACTGGGATCTTCGCAAGGATGAACCATATTCCATTTATGATCGTTTTGACTTTGATATTCCTGTTGGGAGCGTGGGGGATGCCTGGGATCGCTACGTTTGCCGCATGCAGGAAATTGAGGAGTCTTTAAAGATTGTTGAGCAAGCAGTCCAGCAGTTCCCAAAAGAAGGAGCTGTACTGGCGAAAGTACCGAAAATTATTAAGGCGCCTAAAGGGGAAGCGTTCGTCCGTATAGAATCGCCGCGCGGAGAGATTGGTTGTTATATTGCTAGTGATGGGAAGAAAGAGCCATACCGTTTGAAGTTTCGCAGGCCGTCTTTTTACAATTTGCAAATTTTACCGAAGTTATTGAAAGGTGAAAACATCGCCAATTTAATTACGATTTTAGGTGGAGTGGATATTGTACTTGGGGAGGTTGATGGCTAA
- a CDS encoding NADH-quinone oxidoreductase subunit C, whose protein sequence is MSDPNKDLEDLKREAARRAKEEARKRLVAKHGVEISKLEEENREKEKALPKNDDMTIEEAKRRAAAAAKAKAAALAKQKREGIEEVTEEEKVKAKAAAAAKAKAAALAKQKREGIEEVTEEEKAKAKAKAVAAAKAKAAALAKQKASQGNGDSGDEKAKAIAAAKAKAAAAARAKTKGAEGKKEEELKQEEPSVNEPYLNQYVEVIKGKIGEDILVDFYINKLSKDVPTLVVEPAKYYEVMELLRFHEGLAFDYMSELHATDFVTHMEVYVHLFSYGKKQSVAVKVKLDREAPQVESVTALWKGADWPEREAYDLLGIVFKGHPNLSRILMPDDWVGHPLRKDYEPYDVEV, encoded by the coding sequence ATGAGTGATCCTAACAAAGACTTAGAGGATTTAAAAAGAGAAGCGGCTAGGCGTGCGAAAGAAGAGGCGAGAAAGCGTCTCGTTGCGAAACATGGTGTGGAAATAAGTAAACTTGAGGAAGAAAATCGCGAAAAAGAGAAAGCGCTACCAAAAAATGACGATATGACTATAGAAGAAGCAAAACGACGTGCAGCCGCGGCCGCAAAAGCAAAAGCAGCGGCGTTAGCGAAGCAGAAAAGAGAAGGAATAGAAGAAGTAACGGAAGAGGAAAAGGTCAAAGCGAAGGCAGCGGCAGCCGCGAAAGCAAAAGCAGCGGCGTTAGCGAAGCAGAAAAGAGAAGGAATAGAAGAAGTAACGGAAGAAGAAAAGGCGAAAGCGAAAGCGAAGGCAGTCGCAGCCGCGAAAGCAAAAGCAGCAGCGTTAGCGAAGCAGAAAGCATCGCAAGGTAATGGAGATTCGGGAGATGAAAAGGCGAAGGCAATTGCAGCAGCAAAGGCAAAAGCGGCAGCGGCTGCAAGAGCGAAGACAAAGGGTGCTGAAGGTAAGAAGGAAGAGGAGCTGAAGCAGGAAGAGCCATCCGTGAATGAACCGTATTTAAATCAGTATGTTGAAGTTATTAAGGGAAAGATAGGAGAGGATATATTAGTAGATTTCTACATTAATAAACTGTCAAAAGATGTACCAACTCTTGTGGTGGAACCTGCAAAATATTATGAAGTAATGGAGTTACTGCGATTCCATGAGGGACTTGCATTTGATTATATGTCAGAGCTACATGCGACGGATTTTGTGACACATATGGAAGTGTATGTTCATTTATTTTCATATGGAAAGAAACAGTCAGTAGCGGTGAAGGTGAAGCTGGATAGGGAAGCGCCGCAAGTGGAATCGGTGACAGCGCTTTGGAAAGGAGCGGACTGGCCAGAGCGGGAAGCGTATGATTTGCTTGGTATTGTATTTAAGGGGCATCCAAATTTATCACGTATTTTAATGCCTGATGATTGGGTAGGGCACCCGCTTAGGAAAGATTATGAACCGTATGATGTGGAGGTGTAG
- a CDS encoding DUF975 family protein yields MIGDLKGEALDSLEGKWGLAVGATLLISILISAFSFSVDFIFSQFWDWKEVKNSLSVDVITILVIGPLTLGGYYLALHIIREKDARIGNIFRWFTGGSKFIKSFLLYIVVNIYIFLWCLLFIIPGIIKSFSYAMTYFIINDHPEYSINQAITESRRMMDGHKMEYFILCLSFIGWFILSCITLGIGFLWLIPYFYTTSAAFYEEIAEEYYEKEIPAL; encoded by the coding sequence ATGATTGGTGATTTAAAAGGAGAGGCATTAGATTCATTAGAAGGGAAATGGGGATTAGCTGTTGGGGCGACATTACTTATTTCAATTCTTATTTCAGCATTTAGTTTTAGTGTTGATTTCATTTTCTCTCAGTTTTGGGATTGGAAAGAAGTAAAGAACTCGCTTTCAGTAGATGTTATTACAATATTGGTGATAGGTCCACTAACGCTAGGTGGTTATTATTTAGCACTACATATCATTCGTGAGAAAGACGCACGTATTGGGAATATATTCAGATGGTTTACAGGCGGAAGTAAGTTTATAAAGTCATTTTTATTATATATAGTAGTGAATATTTATATTTTCTTATGGTGTTTACTATTTATTATTCCAGGCATTATTAAATCATTTTCTTATGCGATGACGTACTTTATAATAAATGACCACCCTGAGTATTCTATAAATCAAGCGATTACAGAAAGTCGTCGTATGATGGATGGGCATAAGATGGAGTATTTCATTTTATGTTTAAGCTTTATTGGTTGGTTTATATTAAGTTGTATTACACTCGGGATTGGATTCTTATGGTTAATTCCATATTTTTATACGACATCAGCAGCTTTTTATGAAGAAATTGCAGAGGAATATTACGAGAAAGAAATTCCAGCATTATAA
- a CDS encoding NADH-quinone oxidoreductase subunit J, which yields MNGEFIAFFILSLSAIIGGVLMLNLTKVMHMMLALVLTFLSIAGLYFLLSAEFIGVAQILLYSGAITIIMIFGIMLTKHNAENESRLTLRKWIIFFAVVAFGAVMYFAVNNIDFANESAQGSLPLHEKNTLQIGTLLYSKYIIPFELTSVILLVALVGAIILAKKDEKEEDSNE from the coding sequence ATGAATGGCGAGTTTATAGCATTCTTTATACTATCCTTGTCTGCAATTATCGGCGGCGTTCTTATGTTGAATTTAACGAAAGTCATGCATATGATGCTAGCTCTCGTTCTGACATTTCTCAGCATTGCGGGTTTGTACTTTCTTTTATCAGCTGAATTTATAGGGGTTGCACAAATTTTACTTTACTCGGGTGCGATCACAATTATTATGATTTTTGGCATTATGTTAACGAAACATAACGCGGAAAATGAATCACGTCTTACTCTTCGAAAATGGATTATCTTCTTTGCGGTTGTAGCATTTGGGGCAGTTATGTATTTCGCTGTTAACAATATTGATTTTGCAAATGAGAGCGCACAAGGAAGTTTACCTCTCCATGAAAAAAACACACTTCAAATCGGTACACTTCTCTATTCAAAATATATTATTCCATTTGAGTTAACCTCAGTTATTTTACTTGTAGCACTTGTTGGCGCAATTATTCTTGCGAAGAAGGATGAGAAAGAGGAGGATTCCAATGAGTAG
- the nuoI gene encoding NADH-quinone oxidoreductase subunit NuoI, with product MKGLFKGLKYTLSNLSKKKVTYDYPNQPLPLPDRFRGIQKFYPEKCIVCNQCSNICPTDCIQLTGKKHPDPTKKGKIIDTYDINFEICILCDLCTEVCPTEAIVMTNNFELAEYSRDDLFKNLQWLDENDENVRKENKA from the coding sequence ATGAAAGGGCTATTTAAAGGGTTAAAATATACACTAAGCAATTTGAGTAAGAAGAAGGTGACGTATGATTATCCAAATCAACCGTTGCCATTGCCGGACCGTTTTCGAGGGATTCAAAAGTTTTATCCAGAAAAATGTATCGTTTGTAACCAGTGCTCCAATATTTGTCCGACAGACTGTATTCAGTTAACGGGGAAAAAACATCCGGATCCTACGAAAAAAGGAAAAATTATCGACACGTACGATATTAATTTTGAAATTTGTATTCTTTGTGATTTATGTACAGAAGTTTGTCCGACAGAGGCAATCGTTATGACAAATAACTTTGAACTTGCGGAGTATTCACGGGATGACTTATTTAAAAATTTGCAGTGGCTTGATGAAAACGACGAAAACGTCAGGAAGGAGAATAAAGCATGA
- a CDS encoding DUF975 family protein — translation MIGEMKREALHSLKGKWGLGVGSTILYHIVSYVVSMAVMLILLIPGVIIVLLASISAGSIEEDVMAIGAAITFGIFYCLMIILSYAAYGITTYGHTNLFLQISKREDARVDYLFEGFRGFKRMMKTMWAMLAILLYTGTWVPMLGMIVFGLLGFLDENANPSFIIVFFILLAISFIVMAILYFSYSMTYYVMVEKPEYSVSQAMKESKNLMKGHKLDLFLLWLSFIGWALLAILTLGIGFLWLSPYVSTTTAHFYRYISKDEL, via the coding sequence ATGATCGGTGAAATGAAACGAGAAGCATTGCACTCTTTAAAAGGAAAATGGGGGCTAGGTGTTGGATCAACGATTTTATATCATATTGTAAGTTACGTCGTTTCAATGGCTGTAATGCTTATACTATTAATTCCAGGAGTTATAATAGTTCTTTTAGCATCTATTTCAGCTGGTTCAATTGAAGAGGACGTGATGGCAATTGGAGCTGCTATTACGTTTGGGATTTTTTACTGTCTTATGATAATTTTAAGTTATGCCGCTTATGGCATTACCACATATGGTCATACGAATTTGTTTCTACAAATAAGCAAACGAGAAGATGCTAGAGTGGATTATTTATTTGAAGGATTTCGTGGCTTTAAAAGAATGATGAAAACGATGTGGGCTATGCTTGCAATTTTGTTATATACAGGTACATGGGTTCCGATGTTAGGAATGATTGTATTTGGGCTATTAGGTTTTCTTGATGAGAATGCAAATCCATCATTTATAATTGTTTTCTTTATTCTATTAGCTATTTCGTTTATTGTAATGGCCATTTTGTATTTTTCATATTCGATGACATATTATGTGATGGTTGAAAAACCGGAATATAGTGTTTCACAAGCAATGAAAGAAAGTAAGAATCTGATGAAGGGACATAAGTTAGATTTATTCCTTTTATGGCTGAGTTTTATAGGTTGGGCACTTTTAGCAATTCTTACACTCGGAATAGGTTTTCTTTGGCTTAGCCCGTATGTAAGTACAACGACAGCGCATTTTTATCGCTATATTTCAAAAGATGAATTGTAG
- the nuoH gene encoding NADH-quinone oxidoreductase subunit NuoH, with product MIETLLQSPSSWTNFFIFFGLAVLLLFAVLGFVTYGILAERKVMGFMQGRIGPNQVGGRFGLLQTVADVLKLLLKEDSIPKAADKPLFILAPVIAFAPAFMVLAVIPFTDKFQFADIGVGLLYYIAVSGITTIGVVTGGWASNNKYSLLGGMRAAAQMISYEIPLVMSVIGIVLLAGSLNLNEIVAAQENVWYIFVQPIGFVVFLIAAVAELNRTPFDLPEAESELVSGYHTEYSGFRWAFFMLSEYVYFFGMASLITVLFLGGWNPVMFLGFIPGAVWFALKFSSVVFLLIWFRVTFPRIRGDQLMEFGWKVLLPIALANIFLTALIKELFF from the coding sequence ATGATTGAAACGCTCTTACAATCACCTTCTAGCTGGACGAATTTCTTCATTTTTTTCGGATTAGCGGTGCTCCTATTATTTGCAGTCCTTGGCTTCGTTACATATGGTATTTTGGCAGAACGGAAAGTGATGGGTTTTATGCAAGGTCGGATTGGGCCAAACCAAGTCGGGGGCCGGTTCGGTCTGCTGCAAACGGTAGCTGATGTTTTAAAACTACTACTAAAAGAAGATAGTATTCCGAAAGCGGCAGATAAACCGTTGTTTATATTAGCGCCTGTTATTGCATTCGCGCCAGCATTTATGGTGCTTGCAGTCATCCCGTTTACTGATAAATTTCAGTTCGCAGATATTGGCGTAGGCTTACTATATTACATTGCTGTTTCTGGCATTACGACGATTGGCGTCGTAACGGGAGGATGGGCATCCAATAATAAATATTCCCTTTTAGGAGGGATGCGTGCGGCGGCGCAAATGATTTCTTATGAAATTCCACTCGTAATGAGTGTAATTGGCATCGTTTTATTAGCTGGTAGCTTAAATTTAAATGAAATCGTAGCAGCGCAGGAGAATGTTTGGTACATTTTCGTGCAACCAATCGGTTTCGTCGTGTTTTTAATCGCAGCGGTAGCAGAGTTAAATAGGACGCCGTTTGATTTACCAGAAGCAGAATCGGAACTTGTTTCTGGATATCATACGGAATACTCAGGGTTTCGCTGGGCGTTTTTCATGCTTTCAGAGTACGTATATTTTTTCGGGATGGCATCGTTAATTACAGTGCTTTTTTTAGGCGGATGGAATCCAGTTATGTTCCTTGGATTTATTCCAGGTGCCGTATGGTTTGCTTTAAAGTTTAGCAGCGTAGTTTTTCTATTAATTTGGTTCCGCGTTACGTTTCCGCGTATAAGAGGTGATCAGTTAATGGAGTTTGGCTGGAAAGTATTATTGCCAATTGCACTTGCAAATATTTTCTTAACGGCATTGATTAAGGAGTTATTCTTCTAA
- the nuoB gene encoding NADH-quinone oxidoreductase subunit NuoB: MVINFEELHPNERAELERNIFFSTLEQLKGWARSNSLWPMTFGLACCAIEMMGVGSSHYDLDRFGSFFRTSPRQSDVMIVSGTVTKKMAPIVRRLYDQMPEPKWVIAMGSCATAGGPYVNSYAVVKGVDQIVPVDVYIPGCPPNPAALIYGINKLKEKIRYEAKTGKQVTNK; encoded by the coding sequence ATGGTTATAAATTTTGAGGAATTACATCCAAATGAGCGAGCGGAATTAGAACGAAATATCTTTTTTTCTACATTGGAACAGTTGAAAGGATGGGCGCGAAGTAATTCTTTATGGCCGATGACATTCGGACTGGCATGCTGTGCAATTGAAATGATGGGAGTAGGTTCATCACATTATGATTTAGATCGATTTGGGTCATTTTTTCGGACTTCACCAAGGCAATCGGACGTTATGATTGTGTCGGGAACGGTAACGAAGAAGATGGCTCCTATTGTTCGGCGCTTATATGACCAAATGCCTGAACCAAAATGGGTTATTGCAATGGGATCTTGTGCGACAGCAGGTGGTCCATATGTAAATTCGTACGCTGTTGTGAAAGGTGTAGATCAAATTGTGCCAGTTGACGTGTATATCCCTGGTTGCCCACCAAATCCTGCAGCTTTAATTTATGGAATTAATAAATTAAAAGAAAAAATTCGTTACGAAGCAAAGACTGGAAAGCAGGTGACGAATAAATGA